The following are encoded in a window of Cryobacterium sp. CG_9.6 genomic DNA:
- a CDS encoding hydroxymethylglutaryl-CoA reductase, degradative, which translates to MKNAHLSKFYQRTVPERLQLLHERGILDADDFAALSTDSYRLDVETADRLTENVIGVFSMPMGLGLNFRINQRDYLVPMVVEEPSIIAAVSAAASLIARSGGFTSVAEEPLLIGQVQVLDVKDPEAAKAALLARSGEIVDLANQQHPNMIARGGGAKNIEVFLRGTTAEHGELLVVHLVVDSRDAMGANLVNTMCEAVAPLIEKISGGKVFLRILSNFSDHALVRARAVIGVDHLKSEKFSGAKVRDGIIVAHEFAAMDVYRATTHNKGIMNGIDAVAIATGNDWRAIEAAAHAYAARSGRYSPLTVWSVNDNGDLVGELEIPLKVGTVGGQVESNPLVQIAQNILGVESAAELAQVMAAVGLAQNLAALRALATEGIQTGHMRLHARSVAVAAGASGPNFNDVVDRLVASGDIKVANARQIVQSLSTADAPGAASAATPPVPAATTPASAPAPSHAPAPAPAPAAGAGTDHTSGFGKIILFGEHSVVYGYHAVAAPIGLRIRAQVTRRAEVGTDLILPGFDSADSADSDLPVRIAELITERLGIRGSGMRIEVFPNLPRASGLGASAALAVSIIRAMASCFHIPLTDREVSALAFECEQIVHGTPSGIDNTVATFGQPILFRKGNGAREAEFSIVKVVHPIPIIIGITGVRSLTARTVSIVRTAWTKSPTRYDAIFEQIDGLALAGVGALQRGDLAELGDLMNINHGLLNALQVSSPELEALVALARRAGALGAKLTGGGGGGAMIAIADPDRSDAVAAAMRAAGYTTHQTEISVAKAPQ; encoded by the coding sequence GTGAAAAACGCTCATCTGTCCAAGTTTTATCAGCGCACGGTGCCGGAACGGCTCCAGCTTCTGCATGAGCGTGGGATTCTCGACGCCGACGACTTTGCGGCCCTCAGCACGGATAGCTATCGCCTTGATGTGGAGACGGCCGATCGGCTGACCGAGAACGTGATCGGTGTGTTTTCGATGCCGATGGGTCTCGGGCTCAATTTTCGCATCAATCAGCGGGACTACCTTGTTCCGATGGTGGTCGAGGAGCCCTCGATCATTGCCGCCGTCAGTGCAGCGGCGAGCCTCATCGCGCGTTCCGGCGGCTTCACCAGTGTGGCTGAGGAGCCGCTGCTGATCGGCCAGGTGCAGGTGCTCGACGTGAAGGACCCGGAAGCCGCCAAGGCTGCTCTGCTGGCACGCTCGGGCGAGATCGTGGATCTGGCCAACCAGCAGCATCCGAATATGATCGCCCGCGGCGGCGGAGCGAAAAACATTGAGGTGTTCCTGCGCGGCACAACGGCCGAGCACGGCGAGCTCCTCGTGGTGCACCTCGTGGTGGATAGTCGTGACGCCATGGGTGCCAATCTGGTGAACACCATGTGTGAGGCCGTTGCCCCGCTGATCGAAAAGATTAGCGGTGGCAAGGTGTTCCTGCGTATTCTGTCCAATTTCAGTGACCATGCTCTGGTGCGTGCACGAGCCGTCATCGGCGTCGATCACCTCAAGTCGGAGAAATTCTCCGGTGCGAAGGTTCGCGACGGAATCATCGTGGCGCACGAGTTCGCGGCCATGGATGTGTATCGCGCGACCACCCACAACAAGGGCATCATGAACGGCATCGACGCCGTTGCGATCGCTACTGGTAACGACTGGCGAGCCATTGAGGCTGCCGCGCACGCGTATGCGGCACGCAGCGGTCGATATTCGCCGCTGACCGTGTGGTCGGTGAATGACAATGGCGATCTGGTCGGCGAACTCGAGATACCCCTGAAGGTTGGCACCGTCGGCGGGCAGGTGGAATCAAACCCGCTCGTGCAGATTGCCCAGAATATTCTGGGTGTGGAGTCTGCGGCCGAGCTCGCTCAGGTGATGGCTGCTGTTGGTCTCGCTCAGAACCTCGCGGCCCTGCGCGCGCTGGCCACCGAGGGAATCCAGACCGGACACATGCGTTTGCACGCCCGCAGCGTGGCGGTCGCGGCCGGGGCATCCGGTCCGAACTTTAACGACGTGGTCGACCGCCTCGTTGCCAGCGGCGACATTAAGGTGGCCAACGCTCGGCAGATTGTGCAGTCCCTCAGCACCGCAGATGCCCCCGGTGCGGCGTCGGCCGCGACTCCCCCGGTTCCCGCGGCAACGACCCCGGCATCTGCGCCAGCGCCTTCACATGCACCAGCACCAGCACCTGCACCAGCGGCCGGCGCCGGCACCGACCACACGTCGGGTTTCGGCAAGATCATTCTGTTCGGCGAGCACTCCGTGGTGTATGGCTACCACGCCGTTGCGGCACCGATCGGTCTGCGGATTCGCGCGCAGGTGACTCGGCGTGCCGAGGTGGGAACCGATCTGATTCTTCCCGGCTTCGATTCGGCTGACTCCGCCGATTCCGATCTTCCCGTGCGGATTGCCGAGCTGATCACTGAGCGACTGGGTATCCGCGGTTCCGGGATGCGCATCGAAGTATTCCCCAACCTTCCCCGTGCGAGCGGGCTCGGGGCATCCGCTGCCCTCGCCGTTTCCATCATTCGTGCCATGGCGAGCTGTTTTCACATTCCCCTCACCGATCGCGAGGTGAGTGCACTGGCGTTCGAGTGTGAACAGATCGTGCACGGTACCCCGTCGGGAATCGACAACACGGTGGCCACGTTTGGCCAGCCGATTCTCTTCCGCAAGGGGAACGGGGCCAGGGAGGCCGAGTTCTCCATTGTGAAGGTGGTGCACCCGATTCCGATCATCATTGGCATCACCGGGGTGCGGTCGCTCACGGCTCGCACGGTGAGTATCGTTCGCACGGCGTGGACGAAAAGCCCGACTCGGTATGACGCCATCTTTGAGCAGATCGATGGATTGGCTCTGGCCGGTGTGGGTGCTCTGCAGCGCGGCGATCTGGCCGAGCTCGGCGACCTGATGAACATTAATCACGGTCTACTCAACGCTCTGCAGGTCTCAAGCCCGGAGCTGGAAGCTCTTGTGGCACTCGCTCGACGGGCCGGAGCGCTCGGTGCAAAGCTCACCGGTGGCGGTGGGGGTGGTGCCATGATCGCAATCGCGGACCCTGACCGCAGTGATGCGGTTGCGGCGGCTATGCGTGCGGCGGGCTACACCACCCACCAGACCGAGATCAGCGTGGCTAAGGCGCCGCAGTAA
- the mvaD gene encoding diphosphomevalonate decarboxylase produces MDTPIGGTTAVARAHSNIALVKYWGKRDEVRNIPAVGSISITLEALSTTTHVSFTPDASEGRDQDEFWLNGQLTLAPRVNRVLDLVRERAGFTGRATVTSTNDFPTGAGLASSASGFAALALAASSAAGLDLRPRELSILARNGSGSAARSIFGGYVEMHTGHLDDGSDAFAEPVLDGAAWPLSVVVAITDHEAKTVSSTHGMAGSRASSPFYPAWVDTGEQDLAEMRSAITDRDFPKLGELAEHSCLKLHALMLTSRPPLIYWNAGTVAAMHTVRALRDSGVAVYFTIDAGPQVKALCAPQDVAVVAEALAATPGVRETRTSALGRGAYLMAS; encoded by the coding sequence GTGGATACACCCATCGGAGGGACCACCGCTGTGGCACGCGCGCACAGCAACATTGCCCTCGTTAAATACTGGGGAAAACGGGACGAAGTGCGGAACATTCCCGCCGTCGGCTCAATATCCATCACCCTTGAGGCCCTGTCAACCACCACTCACGTGAGCTTTACCCCGGATGCGTCCGAGGGCCGTGATCAGGACGAGTTCTGGCTCAACGGTCAGCTGACCCTCGCGCCGCGCGTGAATCGAGTTCTCGACCTCGTTCGGGAACGTGCCGGGTTCACGGGCAGGGCCACTGTCACCTCGACGAATGACTTTCCGACCGGTGCCGGGCTCGCCTCCTCGGCATCGGGTTTTGCGGCTCTCGCGCTGGCCGCAAGCTCGGCAGCAGGCCTCGACCTGCGCCCTCGGGAGCTCTCGATCCTGGCCAGAAATGGGTCCGGGTCGGCTGCGCGCTCCATTTTCGGCGGTTATGTCGAGATGCACACCGGACACCTCGACGACGGGTCGGACGCCTTCGCCGAGCCGGTTCTCGATGGCGCGGCCTGGCCACTCAGCGTGGTCGTGGCGATCACCGATCACGAGGCCAAGACCGTGTCGTCGACCCACGGCATGGCGGGAAGTCGGGCATCCTCACCCTTCTACCCGGCGTGGGTCGACACCGGCGAGCAGGATCTGGCCGAGATGAGATCGGCCATCACCGATCGAGATTTTCCGAAACTCGGCGAGTTGGCTGAGCACAGCTGCCTCAAACTCCACGCCCTCATGCTCACCAGCCGCCCGCCGCTCATTTATTGGAACGCCGGCACGGTTGCGGCCATGCACACCGTGCGCGCTCTGCGCGACAGCGGAGTTGCGGTGTATTTCACCATTGACGCCGGTCCGCAGGTGAAAGCCCTCTGCGCTCCGCAGGATGTGGCTGTGGTCGCTGAGGCTCTGGCGGCCACGCCCGGGGTGCGAGAAACGCGCACGAGCGCTCTCGGCCGTGGCGCGTACCTCATGGCGTCGTAA
- the fdxA gene encoding ferredoxin, which produces MTYVIALPCVDVKDRACIDECPVDCIYEGDRMLYIHPDECIDCSACEPVCPVEAIFYEDDVPEKWADYYRVNVEFFENIGSPGGAAKAGVYAKDHPLVAALPLQTAL; this is translated from the coding sequence ATGACCTATGTCATCGCTCTACCCTGCGTCGACGTTAAAGACCGGGCCTGCATTGACGAGTGCCCCGTCGACTGCATCTACGAGGGCGACCGAATGCTCTACATTCATCCGGATGAGTGCATCGATTGCAGCGCGTGCGAGCCCGTGTGCCCCGTGGAAGCAATCTTCTACGAGGACGATGTGCCCGAAAAATGGGCGGATTACTACCGCGTCAACGTGGAATTCTTCGAAAACATCGGCTCGCCGGGCGGTGCCGCTAAAGCGGGAGTGTATGCCAAGGACCACCCTCTCGTGGCTGCACTCCCGCTGCAGACGGCGCTCTAG
- a CDS encoding helix-turn-helix domain-containing protein yields the protein MLINSADRSDTATATRDLVRHTLAQDGPISAADLAAGLGLTPAAVRRHLDALAEQNAIEEYEPAGGEVDGRGRGRPARSYVLTPTGHAGLEHHYDDLAAAALRFLADHSGADAVAQFARERGAVLVERYAARVASAGDSVAARTQALAAALTADGFAASVRPVDDGVTAPTPTPTPAAASTRLPATGLPAPGLQLCQGHCPVRHVASEFPAVCDAEAEAFSQLLGVRVERLATVAGGEHLCRTFVPLLDKPTD from the coding sequence GTGTTAATAAATTCTGCAGACCGGTCTGACACGGCGACCGCAACGAGAGACCTGGTTCGGCACACGCTCGCCCAGGATGGACCCATCTCCGCGGCTGACCTCGCCGCCGGTTTGGGCTTGACCCCGGCAGCTGTTCGACGGCATCTGGATGCGCTGGCCGAGCAGAACGCCATCGAGGAATATGAGCCTGCCGGGGGCGAGGTGGACGGTCGCGGACGTGGGCGTCCCGCACGGTCTTATGTATTGACGCCCACTGGCCACGCCGGTCTCGAGCACCATTACGACGACCTCGCGGCTGCGGCCCTCCGATTTCTTGCCGATCATTCCGGGGCGGATGCCGTGGCACAGTTCGCACGCGAACGCGGAGCGGTGCTGGTTGAGCGCTATGCCGCACGGGTAGCCTCGGCGGGTGATTCCGTCGCCGCACGCACTCAAGCACTCGCGGCCGCCCTCACGGCAGACGGGTTCGCGGCATCCGTTCGGCCGGTCGATGACGGTGTGACCGCACCGACACCGACACCAACACCGGCCGCGGCAAGCACGCGCCTGCCCGCAACGGGCCTGCCGGCCCCAGGCCTTCAGCTCTGTCAGGGGCATTGCCCGGTGCGGCATGTCGCGAGCGAGTTCCCCGCCGTCTGTGACGCCGAAGCCGAGGCGTTTTCCCAGCTCCTGGGAGTGCGCGTCGAACGTCTGGCGACGGTAGCTGGCGGAGAACACCTCTGCCGCACTTTCGTGCCGCTGCTGGATAAACCCACGGACTAA
- the sufB gene encoding Fe-S cluster assembly protein SufB, with amino-acid sequence MTAPTATVGISDEVRELANQEYQYGFTTDLETEVAPRGLSEDIIRLISSKKNEPEWLLDWRLKAYRHWTTLTAPTWQHVSYGPVDYQDIIYYADPRPKKKIASMDEVDPELREMFDKLGISLGEQERLSGVAVDAIVDSVSVATTFKDKLAEVGVIFCSFSEAVQEYPELVRQYLGTVVPFNDNFFACLNSAVFTDGSFCYIPKGVRCPMELSTYFRINAADTGQFERTLIIAEDAAYVSYLEGCTAPVRDKNQLHAAVVELVALDDAQIKYSTVQNWYPGDADGNGGVYNFVTKRGMASGRNAKISWTQVETGSAITWKYPGVVLKGDNSVGEFYSVALTARRQQADTGSKMVHIGKNTTSTIISKAISAGHGQNTYRGLVDIRHSAVGAHNFTQCDSLLIGKDSGAHTLPYIDVKNQTGQVEHEASTSKIGEEQLLYCRQRGIPEEEAVSMIVNGFCREVFKMLPMEFAVEAQKLLTVSLEGSVG; translated from the coding sequence ATGACTGCACCGACGGCCACAGTGGGTATTTCCGATGAGGTTCGTGAGCTGGCCAACCAGGAATACCAGTACGGCTTCACCACGGATCTCGAGACGGAAGTGGCGCCCCGAGGCCTCAGCGAAGACATCATTCGGCTGATCTCCAGCAAAAAGAACGAGCCGGAGTGGCTTCTGGACTGGCGCCTCAAGGCGTACCGGCACTGGACGACGCTCACCGCTCCCACCTGGCAGCACGTGTCCTACGGGCCTGTTGACTACCAGGACATCATTTACTACGCCGATCCCCGCCCGAAAAAGAAGATCGCGAGCATGGATGAGGTCGACCCGGAGTTGCGGGAAATGTTCGACAAACTCGGCATTTCACTGGGCGAGCAGGAACGTCTGAGCGGCGTTGCCGTGGATGCGATCGTTGATTCCGTGTCGGTCGCCACAACGTTCAAAGACAAGCTCGCCGAGGTTGGCGTCATCTTCTGCTCGTTCTCCGAGGCCGTGCAGGAGTACCCGGAACTAGTTCGACAGTATCTGGGCACGGTTGTTCCGTTCAACGACAACTTCTTTGCGTGCCTGAACTCGGCCGTGTTCACCGACGGGTCGTTCTGCTACATCCCGAAGGGCGTGCGCTGCCCGATGGAACTCTCGACCTATTTTCGAATCAATGCGGCCGACACCGGGCAGTTCGAGCGCACGCTGATCATCGCCGAGGATGCCGCCTACGTGAGCTACCTCGAGGGGTGCACGGCTCCCGTGCGGGACAAGAACCAGCTGCACGCCGCCGTGGTTGAACTCGTGGCCCTCGACGACGCACAGATTAAATACTCCACCGTTCAGAACTGGTACCCCGGTGACGCAGACGGCAACGGTGGCGTGTACAACTTTGTCACCAAGCGCGGTATGGCCTCCGGTCGAAACGCGAAGATCTCCTGGACTCAGGTTGAGACCGGTTCAGCAATCACCTGGAAGTATCCCGGCGTGGTTTTGAAGGGCGACAACTCGGTGGGGGAGTTCTACTCGGTGGCACTCACCGCGAGGCGCCAGCAGGCCGACACCGGCAGCAAGATGGTGCACATTGGTAAAAACACCACGAGCACCATTATTTCCAAGGCAATTTCGGCCGGTCACGGCCAGAACACCTATCGGGGCCTTGTCGATATTCGGCATTCCGCCGTGGGCGCCCACAACTTTACCCAGTGCGACTCGCTGCTCATCGGAAAAGACAGCGGAGCCCACACCCTGCCCTACATCGATGTGAAGAATCAGACCGGACAGGTGGAACACGAAGCATCCACGTCGAAGATCGGCGAGGAACAACTCTTGTATTGCCGTCAGCGCGGCATTCCCGAGGAAGAAGCCGTTTCGATGATTGTGAACGGGTTCTGCCGTGAGGTGTTCAAGATGCTGCCGATGGAATTCGCCGTCGAAGCACAAAAATTGTTGACCGTGAGTCTCGAAGGAAGTGTTGGCTAA
- the sufC gene encoding Fe-S cluster assembly ATPase SufC: MLHINELHASIDNKEILRGVNLDLKPGEVHAIMGPNGSGKSTLASVLIGRDGYDVSGSVTYEGQDLLALSPEERAAAGVFLAFQHPVEIPGVGNMYFMRTALNSLRRQRGEEELDALDFLALAEERMKLVEMDQTFMSRSVNEGFSGGEKKRNEILQMAILEPKLAILDETDSGLDIDALRVVASGVNALRSEGRTMLVITHHQRLLDYIVPDFVHVMAAGQIVHSGDKDLALELEANGYAGLTPRSAPVGVRA; this comes from the coding sequence ATGCTCCACATCAATGAATTACACGCCAGTATCGACAACAAGGAAATCCTCCGTGGGGTGAATCTTGACCTGAAGCCGGGCGAGGTGCACGCCATCATGGGCCCGAACGGGTCGGGTAAGTCCACACTGGCCAGCGTGCTGATTGGCCGCGACGGCTATGACGTCTCGGGCAGCGTGACCTATGAAGGACAGGACCTTCTGGCTCTCTCACCCGAGGAACGAGCCGCAGCCGGCGTATTTCTGGCCTTCCAGCATCCGGTGGAAATCCCCGGAGTGGGCAACATGTACTTCATGCGCACGGCACTGAATTCGCTCCGCCGGCAGCGTGGCGAGGAAGAGCTCGACGCCCTGGACTTCCTGGCGCTGGCCGAGGAGCGTATGAAATTGGTCGAAATGGATCAGACGTTCATGAGCCGCTCGGTGAATGAAGGATTCTCGGGCGGTGAAAAGAAGCGCAACGAGATTTTGCAAATGGCGATTCTGGAACCCAAGCTGGCCATTCTCGATGAAACCGACTCCGGCCTCGACATTGACGCGCTGCGCGTGGTGGCCAGCGGCGTGAACGCCCTCCGCAGTGAGGGCCGCACCATGCTGGTGATTACTCACCACCAGCGACTGCTCGACTACATTGTTCCCGACTTCGTGCATGTGATGGCGGCGGGTCAAATCGTGCATTCCGGCGACAAGGATCTCGCGCTCGAGCTCGAGGCGAATGGCTACGCGGGCCTCACGCCGCGCTCAGCCCCGGTGGGTGTGAGGGCATGA
- the sufD gene encoding Fe-S cluster assembly protein SufD, producing MTALRTPMRAASGVLSEVTAERDGHDLGWRAEARLRALEWVGKNGFPTRKDEDWKYTALDGILSVPFVAAAAGQGTRVTAAIINEAAIDLGGPRLVFVNGHFVAEFSRLTGLPSGAVVTTLAAVLAESPDRLKPFLGHTPGEHHAFAAFNDVFAEDGAFIHLTQGTVVPEPIQLVFFSDTSGVPLMTSPRTVIIADSGSRATIVETYAGLPEDVYLTNVVTEVILAEDSHIEHYKVQNEPVTAFHLALLDVRQARGSRFNSRSVMLGSSVARHEIRVLLEGVEAEVSLDGIYLPQGDQVHDNTIFVDHAATGCTSHQLYKGVLDDRGHGVFNGQIMVRHGADGTDANQKNKNLLLNDRAQIDTRPRLEIYTDDVKCTHGAAVGQMDDEALLYLRTRGIPLERARGLLVYAFVQEMVDRIELEPLRLALEALVADRFGSAAHRVQP from the coding sequence ATGACCGCCCTCAGAACTCCGATGCGAGCGGCCTCCGGAGTGCTCTCCGAGGTGACAGCCGAGCGTGACGGCCACGACCTGGGGTGGCGTGCCGAGGCGCGGTTGCGGGCCCTGGAATGGGTGGGCAAGAATGGCTTTCCCACCCGCAAGGATGAGGACTGGAAGTACACCGCGCTGGACGGAATCCTGTCGGTGCCCTTTGTCGCTGCGGCGGCGGGGCAGGGTACCCGGGTCACGGCAGCGATCATCAATGAGGCCGCGATCGATCTCGGCGGCCCTCGTCTCGTCTTCGTGAACGGGCATTTTGTTGCCGAGTTCTCCCGGCTGACCGGGTTGCCCAGCGGCGCCGTCGTCACGACGCTGGCAGCCGTGCTGGCGGAGAGCCCGGACCGGCTGAAGCCGTTCCTGGGGCATACGCCGGGGGAGCACCACGCTTTTGCTGCCTTCAACGACGTCTTCGCCGAGGATGGTGCGTTCATTCACCTGACGCAGGGCACCGTCGTGCCGGAGCCCATCCAACTGGTGTTCTTCTCCGACACCTCCGGCGTACCGCTGATGACCAGCCCGCGCACCGTGATCATCGCCGACTCCGGAAGCCGTGCCACGATCGTGGAGACCTACGCCGGACTCCCGGAGGATGTGTACCTCACGAACGTGGTCACCGAGGTGATTCTGGCCGAGGATTCTCACATTGAGCACTACAAGGTGCAGAACGAACCCGTAACCGCATTCCACCTGGCGTTGCTGGACGTTCGACAGGCTCGTGGCAGCCGGTTCAACTCCCGCTCGGTGATGCTCGGTTCCAGTGTTGCTCGCCACGAAATTCGGGTGCTCCTTGAGGGTGTGGAGGCGGAGGTGAGTCTGGACGGTATCTACCTGCCGCAGGGTGATCAGGTTCACGACAACACGATCTTCGTCGATCACGCGGCAACCGGCTGCACCAGTCATCAGCTCTACAAGGGCGTGCTGGACGATCGCGGGCACGGCGTGTTCAACGGGCAGATCATGGTTCGACACGGTGCCGATGGGACCGATGCCAACCAGAAGAACAAGAATCTTCTGCTCAATGATCGCGCCCAGATAGACACCCGCCCCCGGCTGGAGATTTACACCGATGATGTGAAATGCACACACGGTGCCGCCGTCGGGCAAATGGATGACGAGGCGTTGCTGTACCTCCGCACGCGCGGAATACCGCTGGAGCGAGCTCGGGGCCTGCTGGTCTATGCCTTCGTGCAGGAGATGGTGGATCGAATCGAGTTGGAGCCGCTTCGCTTGGCGCTGGAGGCACTGGTTGCGGATCGGTTTGGAAGCGCTGCACATCGAGTGCAACCGTGA
- the sufU gene encoding Fe-S cluster assembly sulfur transfer protein SufU, protein MSAAVTANAPMAALYQEMIIEHAHSPRNRRPIPGADQTIEAVNPLCGDHLTLYVQNDGDHIADIAFEGDGCAISKASASLMTSAVKGLQNDAALALFRRVHSMLTTKPVGEGPPEGVGKLAVLSGVWEYPARVKCATLSWQALHSALKELTLSTGSLGNETEEAA, encoded by the coding sequence GTGAGCGCCGCGGTGACAGCGAATGCGCCCATGGCGGCGCTGTACCAGGAGATGATCATCGAGCACGCCCACAGCCCGAGGAATCGGCGTCCCATCCCGGGTGCTGATCAAACCATCGAAGCGGTGAACCCACTGTGTGGTGACCACCTGACCCTGTACGTGCAGAACGACGGTGATCACATTGCCGATATCGCGTTCGAGGGCGATGGATGTGCCATTTCGAAGGCATCCGCTTCGCTCATGACCAGCGCGGTCAAGGGACTGCAGAACGACGCGGCTCTCGCCCTCTTTCGTCGGGTGCACAGCATGCTCACCACCAAGCCGGTGGGCGAAGGCCCGCCGGAGGGTGTGGGCAAGCTCGCAGTGCTGTCGGGCGTGTGGGAGTATCCGGCACGGGTCAAATGCGCCACCCTGTCCTGGCAGGCTCTGCACAGCGCCCTGAAAGAGCTCACACTGTCCACAGGTTCCCTCGGGAACGAAACGGAGGAAGCGGCATGA
- a CDS encoding iron-sulfur cluster assembly protein — protein sequence MNGGSYKIFELTQSCQATVIPGGQPMLLQAGEEVVVTQTLGGSATVQTSMGYLVRISAEDSEALGLCEPVVKSVLVDGAPFDIDQVLGQLRNVFDPEIPINVVDLGLIYGCDAQALDDGSYRIEIKMSMTAPGCGMGDVLKKDARAEVELVPGVSEVDVELVWEPPWGQDRMSAAARLQLGMF from the coding sequence ATGAACGGAGGCTCATACAAGATCTTTGAACTGACGCAGAGCTGCCAGGCCACCGTCATTCCCGGTGGACAGCCGATGCTTCTTCAAGCCGGTGAGGAGGTGGTCGTGACCCAGACTCTGGGGGGAAGCGCGACAGTGCAAACCTCGATGGGGTATCTCGTGCGGATCAGTGCCGAAGATTCTGAGGCGCTCGGGCTCTGCGAGCCGGTCGTAAAAAGTGTTCTCGTGGACGGCGCTCCCTTTGATATTGACCAGGTTCTCGGGCAGCTCCGGAATGTGTTCGATCCGGAGATTCCCATCAATGTTGTCGACCTGGGCCTGATCTACGGTTGTGACGCACAGGCTCTCGACGACGGGAGCTATCGAATCGAGATCAAGATGTCGATGACGGCTCCCGGGTGTGGCATGGGTGACGTACTCAAGAAAGATGCGCGCGCGGAGGTGGAGTTGGTCCCCGGCGTGAGCGAGGTGGACGTTGAGCTGGTGTGGGAACCGCCGTGGGGCCAAGATCGCATGTCGGCGGCAGCCCGGCTGCAGCTGGGGATGTTCTGA
- a CDS encoding TetR/AcrR family transcriptional regulator, giving the protein MNSDPVGYPEVMIPAVSTRNRLLDAFEELLIDGGERSATLGAVAAAAGVSKGGLLYHFASKEALVEAQLARLIDEAATDTENIRTAPAGAVDHLIRTSVNIGSPLDRSFIATTRLAQGRHDQAIAVLESIRAKWLAVIEDSVGDHDTAQAIMLVSDGLYGNSSLAGMPSAPAVVADAESMDRLIAVLSRLNTRS; this is encoded by the coding sequence ATGAACTCCGATCCGGTTGGCTACCCTGAAGTGATGATCCCCGCAGTATCTACCCGTAACCGCCTTCTGGATGCCTTCGAGGAGCTCCTGATCGATGGCGGGGAACGCTCAGCCACACTGGGCGCCGTCGCCGCGGCCGCCGGTGTCTCCAAGGGAGGCCTGCTCTACCACTTCGCGTCCAAGGAGGCGCTCGTGGAGGCTCAACTCGCTCGGCTGATCGATGAGGCGGCGACGGACACCGAAAACATTCGCACCGCGCCGGCAGGTGCGGTGGACCACCTCATTCGCACCTCGGTCAACATCGGTAGTCCGCTCGACCGATCCTTCATCGCCACTACTCGCCTGGCGCAGGGCCGCCACGACCAGGCGATCGCGGTTCTCGAATCAATCCGCGCCAAGTGGCTCGCGGTCATTGAAGACAGCGTGGGAGACCACGACACTGCTCAGGCCATCATGCTCGTCAGCGACGGGCTGTACGGCAACTCCTCACTGGCCGGAATGCCCTCCGCCCCCGCGGTTGTCGCGGACGCGGAGAGCATGGATCGTTTGATCGCCGTTCTGTCCCGGCTGAACACGCGCAGCTGA